A region of Heliangelus exortis chromosome 4, bHelExo1.hap1, whole genome shotgun sequence DNA encodes the following proteins:
- the LOC139796270 gene encoding alpha-fetoprotein-like isoform X1 — translation MNWRTRIYVLFLVSLTVAKALPRSSRDIELKPSIVQRFSQLQEKNFKAIAMVMFAQYVQGGTFGKTLQMAEDVTALAKKCAAATRDNPDCLKPLNKIFLDTICQEENLPRFAECCAKKDPERNDCFLSLKNSSGGFISPFERPNAEAACRNYSQHQHPLTGYFIYEVSRRHPFLYAPTILSVALGYEEMMKSCCGSAAGPTHNLEECFQRQAPEVVKPVKEDGLRQEHTCGILKKFGERTLKALKLAQISQKFPKADFVTVSKLVVDISDMHKVCCRGDMLDCMQHREEILHYVCTNQDILSSKIKKCCEKPLLQRSECIVNAENDDKPAGLSPHVREFIKDQGVCERFAQEKDTHLARFLYEYSRRHPEFSAQMLLRIGKGYEDLLKECCKSGLPGDCCSRGEEELKKHIYETESVMKTSCDIYKEKGDYYFQNELLVSFTKKMPQLTSAELIKFTKQMTAVGSKCCQLSQDKLLPCAEENLDLVLGEICRRHLADPINPGVCHCCSSSYALRRPCMGKLEIDETYVPLSLTPDLFTFHEDLCTAEEEKLQHKKQEMLITLIKYKPQLTQEQLGWVTAAFTAMREQCCREENHQECFAAEVPFLFSSGSKWEHRGCARV, via the exons ATGAACTGGAGAACAAGAATTTATGTTCTTTTCTTGGTGAGCCTCACTGTAGCCAAAGCCCTGCCCAGAAGTTCTCGGGACATAG AGTTAAAACCCAGCATTGTCCAACgtttttcccagctgcaggagaagaATTTCAAAGCCAT TGCCATGGTCATGTTTGCTCAGTATGTGCAAGGAGGCACGTTTGGCAAAACGCTTCAAATGGCTGAAGATGTCACAGCTCTTGCCAAGAAgtgtgctgctgccaccagggACAACCCAGACTGTCTGAAGCCTTTG AACAAGATTTTCCTTGACACAATATGCCAGGAGGAAAATCTTCCCAGGTTTGCTGAGTGCTGTGCTAAAAAGGATCCTGAACGAAACGACTGCTTCCTCTCCCTTAAAAACTCATCAGGAGGCTTCATCTCACCTTTTGAAAGGCCAAATGCTGAAGCTGCCTGCAGAAATTACTCACAGCATCAGCATCCATTGACAGGATA tTTTATCTATGAGGTTTCCAGGAGACATCCTTTCCTCTATGCCCCAACAATCCTTTCTGTTGCTCTCGGGTATGAGGAGATGATGAAAAGCTGCTGTGGAAGTGCTGCAGGCCCCACTCACAACCTGGAGGAATGCTTCCAGAGACAG GCACCAGAGGTGGTGAAGCCAGTAAAAGAAGATGGCctgaggcaggaacacacatgTGGGATCTTGAAGAAGTTTGGAGAAAGGACCCTGAAGGCCCT GAAACTTGCTCAGATAAGCCAAAAATTCCCTAAAGCTGATTTTGTCACTGTGAGCAAACTCGTGGTGGATATCTCTGACATGCACAAGGTCTGCTGCCGTGGAGACATGCTGGACTGCATGCAGCATAGG GAAGAGATTCTACACTACGTCTGCACCAACCAAGACATCCTTTCAAGTAAAATTAAGAAGTGCTGTGAAAAGCCTCTGTTACAAAGAAGTGAATGCATAGTGAATGCAGAAAATGATGACAAACCTGCAGGCTTGTCCCCCCACGTCAGGGAGTTCATAAAGGACCAAGGAGTCTGTGAGCGTTTTGCCCAGGAAAAAGATACACACTTAGCCAG GTTTCTGTACGAATATTCCAGGAGACACCCAGAGTTCTCTGCCCAGATGCTGCTAAGGATTGGGAAGGGCTATGAGGATCTGCTGAAGGAGTGCTGCAAGTCTGGGCTGCCAGGAgactgctgcagcagaggg gaggaagaACTGAAGAAGCACATTTATGAAACTGAGAGTGTCATGAAGACAAGCTGTGACATTTACAAGGAGAAAGGAGATTACTATTTCCAGAATGA GCTTCTCGTGAGCTTCACCAAGAAGATGCCTCAGCTGACATCTGCAGAGCTGATCAAATTCACCAAGCAGATGACTGCGGTTGGTTCCAAATGCTGCCAGCTGAGCCAGGACAAGCTGCTGCCTTGTGCTGAGGAGAAC CTGGATCTTGTGCTTGGAGAAATCTGCAGAAGGCACCTGGCTGATCCTATAAACCCAGGAGTTTGCCACTGCTGTAGCAGCTCCTATGCTCTCAGGAGGCCCTGCATGGGGAAACTGGAAATCGACGAGACTTATGTGCCCCTGTCCTTGACCCCTGACCTCTTCACTTTCCATGAAGACTTGTGCacagctgaagaggaaaagttACAGCACAAGAAGCAGGA aaTGCTGATCACCCTCATCAAGTACAAGCCCCAGCtcacccaggagcagctgggctgggtcACAGCTGCCTTCACTGCCATGAgggagcagtgctgcagggaagaAAACCACCAGGAGTGTTTTGCAGCAGAGGTACCATTTCTGTTCTCATCTGGATCAAAATGGGAACACAGGGGATGTGCAAGGGTGTAA
- the LOC139796270 gene encoding alpha-fetoprotein-like isoform X2, translating into MNWRTRIYVLFLVSLTVAKALPRSSRDIELKPSIVQRFSQLQEKNFKAIAMVMFAQYVQGGTFGKTLQMAEDVTALAKKCAAATRDNPDCLKPLNKIFLDTICQEENLPRFAECCAKKDPERNDCFLSLKNSSGGFISPFERPNAEAACRNYSQHQHPLTGYFIYEVSRRHPFLYAPTILSVALGYEEMMKSCCGSAAGPTHNLEECFQRQAPEVVKPVKEDGLRQEHTCGILKKFGERTLKALKLAQISQKFPKADFVTVSKLVVDISDMHKVCCRGDMLDCMQHREEILHYVCTNQDILSSKIKKCCEKPLLQRSECIVNAENDDKPAGLSPHVREFIKDQGVCERFAQEKDTHLARFLYEYSRRHPEFSAQMLLRIGKGYEDLLKECCKSGLPGDCCSRGEEELKKHIYETESVMKTSCDIYKEKGDYYFQNELLVSFTKKMPQLTSAELIKFTKQMTAVGSKCCQLSQDKLLPCAEENLDLVLGEICRRHLADPINPGVCHCCSSSYALRRPCMGKLEIDETYVPLSLTPDLFTFHEDLCTAEEEKLQHKKQEMLITLIKYKPQLTQEQLGWVTAAFTAMREQCCREENHQECFAAEGPELIKKSEKMLSG; encoded by the exons ATGAACTGGAGAACAAGAATTTATGTTCTTTTCTTGGTGAGCCTCACTGTAGCCAAAGCCCTGCCCAGAAGTTCTCGGGACATAG AGTTAAAACCCAGCATTGTCCAACgtttttcccagctgcaggagaagaATTTCAAAGCCAT TGCCATGGTCATGTTTGCTCAGTATGTGCAAGGAGGCACGTTTGGCAAAACGCTTCAAATGGCTGAAGATGTCACAGCTCTTGCCAAGAAgtgtgctgctgccaccagggACAACCCAGACTGTCTGAAGCCTTTG AACAAGATTTTCCTTGACACAATATGCCAGGAGGAAAATCTTCCCAGGTTTGCTGAGTGCTGTGCTAAAAAGGATCCTGAACGAAACGACTGCTTCCTCTCCCTTAAAAACTCATCAGGAGGCTTCATCTCACCTTTTGAAAGGCCAAATGCTGAAGCTGCCTGCAGAAATTACTCACAGCATCAGCATCCATTGACAGGATA tTTTATCTATGAGGTTTCCAGGAGACATCCTTTCCTCTATGCCCCAACAATCCTTTCTGTTGCTCTCGGGTATGAGGAGATGATGAAAAGCTGCTGTGGAAGTGCTGCAGGCCCCACTCACAACCTGGAGGAATGCTTCCAGAGACAG GCACCAGAGGTGGTGAAGCCAGTAAAAGAAGATGGCctgaggcaggaacacacatgTGGGATCTTGAAGAAGTTTGGAGAAAGGACCCTGAAGGCCCT GAAACTTGCTCAGATAAGCCAAAAATTCCCTAAAGCTGATTTTGTCACTGTGAGCAAACTCGTGGTGGATATCTCTGACATGCACAAGGTCTGCTGCCGTGGAGACATGCTGGACTGCATGCAGCATAGG GAAGAGATTCTACACTACGTCTGCACCAACCAAGACATCCTTTCAAGTAAAATTAAGAAGTGCTGTGAAAAGCCTCTGTTACAAAGAAGTGAATGCATAGTGAATGCAGAAAATGATGACAAACCTGCAGGCTTGTCCCCCCACGTCAGGGAGTTCATAAAGGACCAAGGAGTCTGTGAGCGTTTTGCCCAGGAAAAAGATACACACTTAGCCAG GTTTCTGTACGAATATTCCAGGAGACACCCAGAGTTCTCTGCCCAGATGCTGCTAAGGATTGGGAAGGGCTATGAGGATCTGCTGAAGGAGTGCTGCAAGTCTGGGCTGCCAGGAgactgctgcagcagaggg gaggaagaACTGAAGAAGCACATTTATGAAACTGAGAGTGTCATGAAGACAAGCTGTGACATTTACAAGGAGAAAGGAGATTACTATTTCCAGAATGA GCTTCTCGTGAGCTTCACCAAGAAGATGCCTCAGCTGACATCTGCAGAGCTGATCAAATTCACCAAGCAGATGACTGCGGTTGGTTCCAAATGCTGCCAGCTGAGCCAGGACAAGCTGCTGCCTTGTGCTGAGGAGAAC CTGGATCTTGTGCTTGGAGAAATCTGCAGAAGGCACCTGGCTGATCCTATAAACCCAGGAGTTTGCCACTGCTGTAGCAGCTCCTATGCTCTCAGGAGGCCCTGCATGGGGAAACTGGAAATCGACGAGACTTATGTGCCCCTGTCCTTGACCCCTGACCTCTTCACTTTCCATGAAGACTTGTGCacagctgaagaggaaaagttACAGCACAAGAAGCAGGA aaTGCTGATCACCCTCATCAAGTACAAGCCCCAGCtcacccaggagcagctgggctgggtcACAGCTGCCTTCACTGCCATGAgggagcagtgctgcagggaagaAAACCACCAGGAGTGTTTTGCAGCAGAG ggtCCAGAGCttataaaaaaaagtgaaaaaatgttgTCAGGATAA
- the LOC139796270 gene encoding alpha-fetoprotein-like isoform X3, whose amino-acid sequence MVMFAQYVQGGTFGKTLQMAEDVTALAKKCAAATRDNPDCLKPLNKIFLDTICQEENLPRFAECCAKKDPERNDCFLSLKNSSGGFISPFERPNAEAACRNYSQHQHPLTGYFIYEVSRRHPFLYAPTILSVALGYEEMMKSCCGSAAGPTHNLEECFQRQAPEVVKPVKEDGLRQEHTCGILKKFGERTLKALKLAQISQKFPKADFVTVSKLVVDISDMHKVCCRGDMLDCMQHREEILHYVCTNQDILSSKIKKCCEKPLLQRSECIVNAENDDKPAGLSPHVREFIKDQGVCERFAQEKDTHLARFLYEYSRRHPEFSAQMLLRIGKGYEDLLKECCKSGLPGDCCSRGEEELKKHIYETESVMKTSCDIYKEKGDYYFQNELLVSFTKKMPQLTSAELIKFTKQMTAVGSKCCQLSQDKLLPCAEENLDLVLGEICRRHLADPINPGVCHCCSSSYALRRPCMGKLEIDETYVPLSLTPDLFTFHEDLCTAEEEKLQHKKQEMLITLIKYKPQLTQEQLGWVTAAFTAMREQCCREENHQECFAAEVPFLFSSGSKWEHRGCARV is encoded by the exons ATGGTCATGTTTGCTCAGTATGTGCAAGGAGGCACGTTTGGCAAAACGCTTCAAATGGCTGAAGATGTCACAGCTCTTGCCAAGAAgtgtgctgctgccaccagggACAACCCAGACTGTCTGAAGCCTTTG AACAAGATTTTCCTTGACACAATATGCCAGGAGGAAAATCTTCCCAGGTTTGCTGAGTGCTGTGCTAAAAAGGATCCTGAACGAAACGACTGCTTCCTCTCCCTTAAAAACTCATCAGGAGGCTTCATCTCACCTTTTGAAAGGCCAAATGCTGAAGCTGCCTGCAGAAATTACTCACAGCATCAGCATCCATTGACAGGATA tTTTATCTATGAGGTTTCCAGGAGACATCCTTTCCTCTATGCCCCAACAATCCTTTCTGTTGCTCTCGGGTATGAGGAGATGATGAAAAGCTGCTGTGGAAGTGCTGCAGGCCCCACTCACAACCTGGAGGAATGCTTCCAGAGACAG GCACCAGAGGTGGTGAAGCCAGTAAAAGAAGATGGCctgaggcaggaacacacatgTGGGATCTTGAAGAAGTTTGGAGAAAGGACCCTGAAGGCCCT GAAACTTGCTCAGATAAGCCAAAAATTCCCTAAAGCTGATTTTGTCACTGTGAGCAAACTCGTGGTGGATATCTCTGACATGCACAAGGTCTGCTGCCGTGGAGACATGCTGGACTGCATGCAGCATAGG GAAGAGATTCTACACTACGTCTGCACCAACCAAGACATCCTTTCAAGTAAAATTAAGAAGTGCTGTGAAAAGCCTCTGTTACAAAGAAGTGAATGCATAGTGAATGCAGAAAATGATGACAAACCTGCAGGCTTGTCCCCCCACGTCAGGGAGTTCATAAAGGACCAAGGAGTCTGTGAGCGTTTTGCCCAGGAAAAAGATACACACTTAGCCAG GTTTCTGTACGAATATTCCAGGAGACACCCAGAGTTCTCTGCCCAGATGCTGCTAAGGATTGGGAAGGGCTATGAGGATCTGCTGAAGGAGTGCTGCAAGTCTGGGCTGCCAGGAgactgctgcagcagaggg gaggaagaACTGAAGAAGCACATTTATGAAACTGAGAGTGTCATGAAGACAAGCTGTGACATTTACAAGGAGAAAGGAGATTACTATTTCCAGAATGA GCTTCTCGTGAGCTTCACCAAGAAGATGCCTCAGCTGACATCTGCAGAGCTGATCAAATTCACCAAGCAGATGACTGCGGTTGGTTCCAAATGCTGCCAGCTGAGCCAGGACAAGCTGCTGCCTTGTGCTGAGGAGAAC CTGGATCTTGTGCTTGGAGAAATCTGCAGAAGGCACCTGGCTGATCCTATAAACCCAGGAGTTTGCCACTGCTGTAGCAGCTCCTATGCTCTCAGGAGGCCCTGCATGGGGAAACTGGAAATCGACGAGACTTATGTGCCCCTGTCCTTGACCCCTGACCTCTTCACTTTCCATGAAGACTTGTGCacagctgaagaggaaaagttACAGCACAAGAAGCAGGA aaTGCTGATCACCCTCATCAAGTACAAGCCCCAGCtcacccaggagcagctgggctgggtcACAGCTGCCTTCACTGCCATGAgggagcagtgctgcagggaagaAAACCACCAGGAGTGTTTTGCAGCAGAGGTACCATTTCTGTTCTCATCTGGATCAAAATGGGAACACAGGGGATGTGCAAGGGTGTAA
- the RASSF6 gene encoding ras association domain-containing protein 6, translated as MKKVTMKAQHLPSVFINEENFITREQLSSLLKTYNSYYSDQENLQLSHNQRGGKPFIEGILSIFWGVRHPIRLKIQDEKQIPSFVTLKSTESEGLFSNKRGMTRWGEFDDLHHISGDTLKSTEEKPDLEKGFSCHERQSLQGRSGEEQDCATLPRAGSTAAAALRRNRLPPPARIGLETHRFSINGHFYNYETSVFTPAFGSETKIRINSQMRTRQVIEQLLRKFKIENSPQEFALYIIHASGEKKQLRSGDVPLLHRLLQGPSEKIARFFLMDRDVEEISSDVAQYIQFHLPFLESILHRINEEEEQEIQQTIARYLKEKNMICQHLHSRTVRKTETTV; from the exons ATGAAGAAAGTGACTATGAAAGCACAGCATCTACCTTCTGTTTTCATCAATGAGGAGAATTTCATAACCAG AGAGCAGCTCAGTTCTCTTCTGAAGACTTACAACTCCTATTATTCTGATCAAGAAAATCTGCAGCTGTCACACAATCAG cgaGGAGGCAAACCATTTATTGAAGGAATCTTGTCAATATTTTGGGGAGTACGACATCCTATCCGACTGAAAATTCAAGATGAGAAGCAGATACCCTCTTTTGTTACCCTGAAGTCAACAGAGAGTGAGGGTTTGTTTTCTAATAAAAG GGGAATGACACGCTGGGGAGAGTTTGATGACCTGCATCATATTAGTGGGGACACATTGAAATCCACTGAAGAAAAGCCAGACCTTGAGAAAG GTTTCTCGTGTCACGAAAGGCAgtccctgcagggcaggagtggtgaggagcaggaCTGTGCCACCCTGCCCCGGGCCGGCAGCACCGCCGCGGCTGCACTCAGGAGGAACAGGCTGCCCCCCCCAGCCAGGATAGGGCTGGAAACGCACCGCTTCTCCATCAATGGACACTTCTACAACTACGAG ACATCAGTTTTTACTCCAGCGTTTGGATCAGAAACCAAAATAAGGATCAACAGCCAGATGAGAACAAGACAAGTAATAGAACAATTGCTTCGGAAGTTTAAG ATCGAAAACAGCCCCCAGGAATTTGCACTTTACATTATCCATGCATCTGGAG aaaagaagcagctgaggagtGGAGATGTTCCCTTACTGCACAGGCTCTTGCAGGGGCCCTCGGAGAAGATTGCCAGGTTTTTCCTCATGGACAGGGACGTGGAGGAGATCAGCAGTGAT GTTGCTCAGTATATTCAATTTCATCTCCCCTTTTTGGAGTCAATTCTGCACAGAATAAATGAAGAAGAGGAACAGGAGATTCAACAGACCATTGCAAG GTACCTGAAAGAGAAGAATATGATTTGCCAGCACCTTCATAGCAGAACTGTTAGAAAAACAGAGACCACGGTTTGA